One Sodalinema gerasimenkoae IPPAS B-353 DNA segment encodes these proteins:
- a CDS encoding response regulator produces MIDRPRCPAKILVVDDEPDNLDLLDRVLSPTYEVLRASSGREALQILAQVQDVAVIVSDQRMPKMTGTEFLSLTAMQYPDMIRILVTAYTDVDDLVEAINSGKVFKYVTKPWHVDELRTVVRQAVDTHNVLRTRTEQLCRTLRQESLLNAVTNTIRSRTNYRQILQTIVETMGQMFEASCCILRTCDDPGLSLDAAPVARSQWFGYAGATLPAHLKQRNGDGDRKTDLDPRLAQTLWETDQIVVMNDVTQDERLLSRERVYQAYEYADIRSSVIVPLSAPLYRPPAQLNGVIEPGTGGPGEFALVAVLALHQCSRVRVWQDDEVQLVVMVAEQAALTLAQSKTLEMMQTLAQREALINTITTAIRSSLNPQDIFAAITEQLGYALKVDGCALSLWTQEDEFVECVGLYERQQEEGREGFLPQSLVPIEGNLVLQHLLETQEPVVIPDMRAQPTWNQNYQPFHHPARALLVVPLLCDGQIIGSISLRQNDRPRAWHGQDIALAQAVAAQAAIAVQQARLYQKTRQQAERLLILDRQKTEFFQNVSHEFRTPLTLMMGPLEAAVSQGQDLPLERAEIALRNCRRLLRLVNQLLDLQRLDERRMQPKFAPCDVGGLVGQILQAFRPYCERKQIRLEQELEPNVHVYLDLDLFEKVLYNLLSNAMKFTPAGGEIQVRVGSERSRAVETQGDRVLVTVQDTGIGIGGDRIPQLFDRFYQAEGAVDRAYEGSGLGLALVKELVELHGGRVWVESELGVGSCFRVELRQGTAHLPEACLLESGTTLEGHRISVELADLETEVAASSTPTADLTGTSTTLDSQMDSETSPQMTQVDPFGHKVTVLFVEDNGDLRVYVAGVLQDAGYGVLLASNGEEGILMARSHHPDAIVTDLMMPKVSGLDLIATIRQDPELQGTPIVLLTAKANEETRLESVEQGADAYLSKPFNDRELLAQVRNLLALKAQERQIKDLNRYLTQSVLTRFLPPALVEKARLGELQLNLAPEPRLVTIVFTDIVGFTQMANQLRSRRVAQILNQYLSSMSQVIFQAGGTVDKFVGDAVMAIFGAPEEMKPEVQVQQAILAARQMYERLDALNAQWMNEGLTPVQFRCGIHQGTAVVGMFGSEERSDYTAIGPSVNIAARLQEVAQPGRILVSAAVADYLQESEITKFRPLHLKGIDETVLAFSLNPLDNE; encoded by the coding sequence ATGATAGATCGCCCCCGCTGCCCGGCTAAAATTCTGGTCGTGGATGATGAACCCGACAACCTTGACCTACTCGATCGCGTTCTGTCCCCGACGTATGAAGTCCTCAGAGCATCGAGTGGGCGCGAAGCGCTGCAAATTCTTGCCCAAGTCCAAGATGTGGCGGTGATTGTTTCGGATCAGCGAATGCCCAAGATGACGGGAACGGAGTTCCTGAGTCTGACGGCGATGCAATATCCCGATATGATCCGGATTTTGGTCACCGCCTATACCGATGTGGATGATTTAGTCGAGGCCATCAACAGTGGCAAGGTGTTCAAGTATGTCACCAAACCTTGGCATGTGGATGAGTTGCGGACGGTGGTGCGCCAGGCGGTGGATACTCATAATGTTTTGCGAACGCGCACGGAACAACTCTGTCGGACTCTACGGCAAGAGTCGTTATTGAATGCCGTCACCAACACGATTCGCTCGCGCACCAACTATCGACAAATTCTGCAAACCATTGTCGAAACCATGGGGCAGATGTTCGAGGCCAGTTGTTGCATTCTGCGCACCTGTGATGATCCAGGATTGAGTCTTGATGCTGCTCCCGTTGCGCGATCGCAATGGTTCGGCTATGCCGGCGCCACGTTACCGGCTCATCTGAAGCAACGTAACGGCGACGGGGATCGAAAAACTGACTTAGACCCCCGCTTGGCCCAAACCCTCTGGGAAACGGACCAGATTGTGGTCATGAACGATGTCACCCAGGATGAGCGCCTTCTCAGCCGAGAACGAGTCTATCAGGCCTATGAATATGCTGACATTCGCTCCAGTGTCATTGTGCCTCTGAGCGCCCCCCTATACCGCCCACCAGCCCAACTCAATGGGGTCATAGAGCCGGGGACTGGGGGACCGGGAGAATTTGCCTTGGTGGCGGTGCTGGCGTTACATCAATGCAGCCGGGTGCGGGTTTGGCAGGATGATGAGGTGCAATTGGTGGTGATGGTAGCCGAACAGGCGGCCCTGACCCTTGCTCAGTCCAAAACCTTGGAGATGATGCAAACCCTGGCCCAACGAGAGGCCCTCATCAATACGATTACCACCGCCATCCGTTCGAGTCTCAATCCCCAGGATATTTTTGCGGCGATTACGGAACAACTCGGCTATGCTCTAAAGGTTGACGGCTGCGCCCTCTCCCTCTGGACTCAGGAGGATGAGTTTGTTGAATGTGTGGGCTTATATGAGCGGCAACAAGAGGAAGGCCGTGAAGGATTTTTGCCTCAATCCCTAGTTCCCATTGAGGGAAATTTGGTGCTTCAGCATCTCTTGGAGACTCAGGAACCGGTGGTGATTCCCGATATGAGGGCCCAGCCGACCTGGAATCAGAATTATCAACCCTTTCACCATCCGGCTCGGGCCCTGCTGGTGGTGCCTTTGCTCTGCGATGGCCAAATTATCGGCAGTATTTCCTTGCGACAAAATGATCGTCCTCGGGCCTGGCATGGTCAGGATATTGCCTTGGCTCAGGCGGTGGCGGCTCAGGCGGCGATCGCCGTGCAACAGGCGCGACTCTATCAGAAAACTCGCCAACAGGCGGAACGGCTGCTGATTCTCGATCGCCAAAAGACGGAGTTTTTTCAGAATGTCTCCCATGAGTTCCGCACTCCCCTAACTCTCATGATGGGCCCTCTAGAGGCTGCGGTGAGTCAAGGGCAGGATTTACCCTTGGAGCGGGCCGAGATTGCCCTACGCAATTGTCGTCGTCTATTGCGTCTGGTCAATCAACTGCTGGATTTACAACGATTGGATGAACGACGGATGCAACCCAAGTTTGCCCCCTGTGATGTGGGTGGCTTGGTGGGGCAAATTTTACAAGCCTTTCGCCCCTATTGTGAACGCAAGCAAATTCGCTTGGAACAGGAGTTAGAGCCAAATGTCCATGTTTATCTGGATCTGGACTTGTTTGAAAAAGTACTCTACAACCTTTTGTCCAATGCCATGAAGTTTACCCCAGCCGGGGGCGAGATTCAGGTTCGGGTGGGCAGCGAGCGTAGCCGAGCTGTAGAAACTCAGGGCGATCGCGTCTTGGTGACGGTGCAAGATACGGGGATTGGTATTGGGGGCGATCGCATTCCCCAGTTATTTGATCGCTTCTATCAGGCCGAGGGTGCAGTTGATCGCGCCTATGAAGGGAGTGGTCTGGGGTTGGCCTTGGTGAAGGAGTTGGTGGAACTCCATGGTGGCCGGGTTTGGGTTGAGTCGGAGTTAGGAGTCGGCAGTTGTTTTCGGGTGGAACTGCGCCAAGGAACGGCCCATTTGCCGGAGGCTTGTCTGCTGGAGAGCGGCACCACTCTCGAAGGACATCGCATCAGTGTGGAGTTAGCGGATCTCGAAACGGAGGTGGCCGCCTCCTCAACGCCAACGGCAGATTTGACCGGAACCTCTACAACCCTGGACTCCCAGATGGACTCTGAAACGTCACCCCAGATGACGCAGGTAGACCCATTTGGACATAAGGTGACGGTGCTATTTGTTGAGGACAATGGGGATTTACGGGTTTATGTGGCTGGGGTGTTACAGGATGCTGGCTATGGGGTGCTTTTGGCCAGTAATGGGGAGGAGGGGATTCTCATGGCGCGATCGCATCACCCAGATGCTATTGTTACCGATTTAATGATGCCGAAGGTGTCGGGGTTGGATTTGATTGCGACGATTCGCCAGGACCCTGAGTTACAGGGAACGCCAATTGTTTTGTTGACTGCCAAAGCCAATGAAGAAACCCGTCTCGAAAGTGTCGAACAAGGGGCAGATGCGTACTTATCTAAACCCTTTAATGACCGGGAGTTACTGGCTCAGGTGCGGAATTTATTGGCGCTGAAGGCACAGGAGCGACAGATTAAGGACCTCAATCGCTATTTAACCCAGTCGGTGTTGACACGCTTTTTGCCCCCGGCGTTGGTGGAGAAGGCGCGATTGGGGGAATTACAACTAAATCTGGCCCCAGAACCTCGGTTAGTGACGATTGTGTTTACCGACATTGTTGGCTTTACTCAGATGGCAAATCAGTTGCGATCGCGCCGGGTGGCCCAAATCTTAAATCAGTATTTATCCTCGATGAGTCAGGTGATTTTTCAGGCGGGGGGAACGGTCGATAAGTTTGTTGGCGATGCGGTGATGGCAATTTTTGGCGCTCCGGAGGAGATGAAACCGGAGGTTCAGGTACAGCAAGCGATTCTAGCGGCCCGCCAGATGTATGAGCGCTTGGATGCCCTAAATGCTCAATGGATGAACGAAGGACTCACCCCAGTCCAATTCCGTTGTGGGATTCACCAAGGAACGGCGGTGGTGGGGATGTTTGGCAGCGAGGAGCGATCGGACTATACGGCCATTGGCCCCAGTGTGAATATCGCGGCGCGGCTTCAGGAGGTGGCCCAACCGGGACGCATTCTGGTTTCGGCGGCGGTGGCGGACTATTTGCAAGAGTCGGAGATTACCAAGTTTCGC